In a single window of the Terriglobus roseus genome:
- a CDS encoding DEAD/DEAH box helicase — protein sequence MAAFAPLPIAATLPEVPAALAWAHPVVQRWFVGKFGTPTEPQIEGWPAILRGEPTLISAPTGSGKTLTAFLVAINRLVTEAMAGTLSPYTQIVYVSPLKALSNDVQKNLEEPLREILQLAMEDGYLFPGIRTGVRTGDTLPKERVAMLKQPPHILVTTPESLYLLLTSAKARENLRCVHTVIVDEIHAMADDKRGAHLALTLERLDALVTGENRLTPGAMLMGMAKAPQRIGLSATQNPIELVADFLTGVPSGRFREQGTGKSAPSEICHPQRSAAKSKACPELVEGDLHSARTSQIPEEASNCSLFPVSYPLYRRATIVQVGQRRTLDLAIEIPATELGSVRDSKMWIEIVDRMAELAREHRSTLVFVNTRSMVERLCCALGERLGEENVAAHHGSLSRALRLDAEQRLKAGEIQCLVATASLELGIDIGAVDLVIQLNSTRAVAVAMQRVGRAGHWRGAIPKGRFFASTRDDLLEQAALVRAMRLGSLDKLEIPPQPRDVLMQQMVAMCGAEPWEEDAMFALVTRAYPYRDLSRTEFDEIVTLLHTGIENSRGRYGAYLLRDGVAGVLHPRRGARMTAIGNGGAIPDTAMFSVVLMPEGHTIATLGEHFAVDSGPGDVIQLGNSSWRILTVEKEGRVLVEDAHGAPPSVPFWDGEAPQRTDVLSDFVGDLRKAISDRTQGVHHERVIPEDPVVADAVAWLMEECAVCQSAAMQLVQYIVSGRAVLGCVPTKTTIVAERFFDEGGGMQLILHAPFGGRINKAWGLALRKRFCRGFNYELQAAATDNGINICLAEQHSFPLADVFHFLTEHTAKELLEQASLASPIFKTRWRWAANRSLQLLRFSKGKKVPPQIQRTRGEDLLASVFPQAAACFETIVGDIQIPDHPLVREVMQDVLQEAMDLEGLQQILRAMHDGTIECIAVDTPVPSLFSHELLNANQNAFLDEADLGERRARAVSLRGTIPDSVLGEAGRLDPAAIRQTRCEIWPDLRDEHELHDLLFSTIALPVALFREQGSGNSEQHPRGENDRVPHSCEARAGSDACNDEEVQAHRAQASRHWPLFFERLQARGRAQILRFGKEDCWVATERLEHAQALQAITSNAGPAAKGAETVLCSLIPVPSHEEALRLLTQGILQILGPTTARSIAALLSLQPRALVQQLVAMEMQGLALRGIFEAPAAAEDDKDVEWCERRILQRIHRLTLGALRKQIEAVTPAVFMRWLVRWQHLGPQTQLAGEEGVLEALLQLEGFEAPAIEWERNLLPQRVKDYDGKWLDQLCLSGAVGWGRISPHPAWAAGDGAAPRRVIPTNMAPITFFLRESADWLPAALAAKCIEEDKLQQALSPEALSIRNTLRERGACFASDLQRMCVLSKQQTQTALWELATAGIASADGFDQLRIMMDPKRKPLAAEPVVNGARRGTRSTAGRWSLFTEEEHRELSAPERAREQETSLAAAARMLLARYGVVFRDLLQREANVPKWRDLVRMLRRLEARGEIRGGRFVHGFNGEQFALPEAVESLRATRDLKQDDVVTLAASDPVNLIGVIVPGERTNAVAGKKVHLRGGVPCDVAGEPLDAVATPQGIRRNTAPRVDKPIPVLEPPQSGLFA from the coding sequence ATGGCCGCCTTCGCTCCCCTGCCGATTGCCGCAACACTGCCGGAGGTCCCTGCCGCCCTGGCGTGGGCGCACCCCGTGGTGCAGCGATGGTTCGTGGGAAAATTCGGCACACCGACGGAGCCGCAGATCGAGGGCTGGCCCGCCATTCTGCGCGGCGAACCCACACTGATCTCTGCACCGACCGGCAGCGGCAAGACACTCACGGCCTTTCTCGTCGCCATCAACCGCCTGGTCACGGAGGCGATGGCGGGCACACTGTCGCCATACACGCAGATCGTCTACGTCTCACCGCTCAAAGCGCTGAGCAACGATGTGCAGAAGAACCTGGAAGAGCCACTGCGCGAGATCCTGCAACTCGCGATGGAAGACGGCTATCTCTTCCCAGGCATCCGCACTGGCGTGCGCACCGGCGACACACTGCCAAAAGAGCGCGTGGCCATGCTGAAGCAGCCGCCACACATTCTGGTCACCACACCGGAGTCGCTCTACCTGTTGCTGACGAGCGCGAAGGCGCGCGAAAACCTGCGCTGCGTGCACACCGTCATCGTCGACGAAATTCACGCCATGGCCGACGACAAGCGCGGAGCGCATCTCGCACTCACCCTGGAACGCCTCGACGCACTCGTCACCGGAGAGAATCGCCTGACACCGGGCGCCATGCTGATGGGTATGGCCAAAGCACCACAACGCATCGGCCTCTCCGCAACGCAGAATCCGATCGAGCTGGTTGCGGATTTCCTCACGGGAGTGCCGAGTGGAAGGTTTAGAGAACAGGGAACAGGGAAGAGCGCCCCCTCTGAGATTTGTCATCCTCAGCGAAGCGCAGCGAAGTCGAAAGCCTGCCCTGAGCTTGTCGAAGGGGACCTGCATTCCGCGCGCACATCACAAATACCGGAGGAAGCCAGCAACTGTTCCCTGTTCCCTGTTTCCTATCCCCTTTACCGTCGCGCCACCATCGTCCAGGTAGGACAGCGTCGCACGCTCGATCTCGCCATCGAAATTCCCGCCACCGAACTCGGCAGCGTCCGCGACAGCAAGATGTGGATCGAGATCGTGGATCGCATGGCCGAACTTGCGCGCGAACACCGCTCCACGCTCGTCTTCGTCAACACCCGCAGCATGGTGGAACGACTGTGCTGCGCGCTGGGCGAACGGCTCGGGGAAGAGAACGTCGCAGCACACCACGGCTCCCTCTCGCGAGCACTACGTCTCGACGCGGAGCAGCGCCTCAAAGCCGGCGAGATCCAGTGCCTCGTCGCCACCGCATCGCTCGAACTGGGCATCGACATCGGTGCCGTCGACCTGGTCATCCAGCTCAACAGCACACGCGCCGTGGCCGTCGCCATGCAGCGTGTGGGACGCGCAGGCCACTGGCGCGGAGCCATCCCTAAGGGCCGCTTCTTCGCCTCCACGCGCGACGACCTGTTGGAGCAGGCAGCGCTCGTCCGCGCCATGCGCTTGGGCTCGCTCGACAAGCTGGAGATTCCACCGCAGCCGCGCGATGTATTGATGCAGCAGATGGTCGCCATGTGCGGCGCGGAGCCGTGGGAAGAGGATGCGATGTTCGCGCTGGTCACCCGCGCGTATCCGTATCGCGACCTCTCACGCACCGAGTTCGACGAGATCGTCACGTTGCTGCACACCGGCATTGAGAACTCTCGCGGACGCTACGGCGCGTACCTTCTGCGCGACGGTGTCGCCGGCGTGCTGCATCCACGGCGTGGCGCACGCATGACCGCCATCGGCAACGGTGGCGCCATCCCGGACACGGCGATGTTCTCCGTGGTCCTAATGCCCGAAGGCCACACCATCGCCACACTCGGCGAACACTTCGCCGTCGACAGCGGACCGGGCGATGTCATCCAGCTGGGCAACTCAAGCTGGCGCATTCTCACCGTCGAAAAAGAAGGCCGCGTCCTCGTCGAAGATGCGCACGGCGCGCCGCCCTCCGTGCCTTTCTGGGATGGTGAGGCACCGCAACGCACGGACGTCCTCAGCGACTTCGTCGGCGACCTCCGCAAAGCCATCAGCGACCGCACGCAAGGCGTGCACCATGAACGTGTCATTCCTGAAGATCCCGTCGTCGCGGACGCCGTCGCATGGCTGATGGAAGAATGCGCCGTGTGCCAAAGCGCCGCGATGCAACTGGTGCAATACATCGTCAGCGGCCGCGCCGTTTTGGGCTGCGTGCCCACCAAGACCACCATCGTCGCCGAGCGCTTTTTCGATGAGGGCGGCGGCATGCAGCTCATCCTGCACGCACCCTTCGGCGGCCGCATCAACAAGGCGTGGGGACTCGCGCTGCGTAAGCGCTTCTGCCGCGGCTTCAACTACGAGCTGCAAGCAGCCGCGACCGACAACGGCATCAACATCTGCCTGGCCGAACAGCACAGCTTCCCGCTCGCCGACGTCTTCCACTTCCTGACAGAACACACCGCGAAAGAGCTGCTCGAACAGGCCTCGCTCGCCTCCCCCATCTTCAAGACACGCTGGCGCTGGGCTGCGAACCGCTCGCTCCAACTGCTGCGCTTCAGCAAGGGCAAGAAGGTACCGCCGCAGATTCAACGCACGCGCGGTGAGGACCTGCTGGCCTCCGTCTTCCCGCAAGCCGCGGCATGCTTCGAGACGATCGTCGGCGACATTCAGATCCCGGATCACCCGCTCGTCCGTGAGGTGATGCAGGACGTGCTGCAGGAAGCAATGGATCTGGAAGGTCTGCAGCAGATCCTGCGCGCGATGCACGATGGCACCATCGAATGCATCGCCGTCGACACGCCCGTGCCCTCCCTTTTCTCGCACGAATTACTCAACGCCAACCAGAACGCCTTCCTCGACGAAGCCGACCTGGGCGAGCGCCGCGCCCGCGCCGTCTCCCTGCGAGGCACCATCCCCGACTCCGTCCTCGGCGAAGCAGGCCGACTCGACCCCGCAGCCATCCGCCAGACCCGCTGCGAGATCTGGCCCGACCTCCGCGACGAGCACGAGTTGCACGACCTGCTCTTCAGCACCATCGCTCTGCCGGTGGCACTGTTCAGAGAACAGGGATCAGGGAACAGCGAACAGCATCCGCGAGGCGAAAACGACCGGGTGCCCCATTCTTGCGAAGCAAGGGCGGGTTCCGATGCCTGCAATGACGAAGAAGTCCAGGCTCACCGAGCACAAGCAAGCCGCCACTGGCCGCTCTTCTTCGAGCGCCTGCAAGCACGCGGCCGCGCTCAGATCCTCCGTTTCGGCAAAGAAGACTGCTGGGTCGCAACCGAACGCCTCGAGCACGCACAGGCACTGCAAGCAATCACCTCAAACGCCGGCCCCGCAGCGAAAGGCGCAGAAACTGTTCTCTGTTCCCTGATCCCTGTTCCCTCTCACGAAGAAGCCCTCCGCCTCCTGACCCAGGGCATCCTCCAGATCCTCGGCCCCACCACCGCCCGCAGCATCGCCGCGCTCCTCTCACTCCAGCCACGAGCCCTCGTACAGCAACTCGTCGCCATGGAGATGCAGGGCCTCGCGCTCCGCGGCATCTTCGAAGCACCCGCCGCGGCCGAGGACGACAAGGACGTCGAGTGGTGCGAACGCCGTATCCTCCAGCGCATTCACCGCCTCACACTCGGCGCACTGCGCAAGCAGATCGAAGCTGTCACGCCCGCCGTCTTCATGCGCTGGCTTGTGCGCTGGCAGCATCTCGGGCCGCAGACGCAGCTCGCCGGAGAAGAGGGCGTGCTCGAAGCCCTCCTCCAACTCGAAGGCTTCGAAGCGCCTGCCATCGAGTGGGAGCGGAACCTGCTGCCGCAGCGCGTCAAGGACTACGACGGCAAGTGGCTCGACCAGCTCTGCCTCAGTGGCGCTGTCGGCTGGGGCCGCATCTCGCCGCACCCCGCGTGGGCCGCCGGCGACGGTGCCGCACCGCGCCGCGTCATCCCCACCAACATGGCGCCCATCACCTTCTTCCTGCGTGAAAGCGCCGACTGGCTACCGGCAGCGCTCGCCGCCAAGTGCATCGAAGAAGACAAACTCCAGCAAGCCCTCTCGCCCGAAGCGCTCTCCATCCGCAACACCCTGCGCGAGCGCGGCGCATGCTTCGCCAGCGACCTGCAGCGCATGTGCGTCCTCAGCAAGCAACAAACACAGACCGCCCTCTGGGAACTCGCCACCGCCGGCATCGCCTCTGCTGACGGCTTCGACCAGTTGCGCATCATGATGGATCCCAAGCGCAAGCCGCTGGCCGCCGAACCCGTCGTGAACGGCGCGCGCCGCGGCACACGCAGCACCGCGGGCCGCTGGTCGCTCTTCACAGAAGAAGAGCACCGCGAACTCTCCGCGCCCGAACGAGCCCGCGAGCAGGAAACCTCCCTAGCCGCCGCCGCACGCATGTTGCTGGCGCGCTACGGCGTCGTCTTCCGCGACCTTCTGCAACGCGAGGCCAACGTGCCCAAATGGCGCGACCTGGTCCGCATGCTGCGCCGCCTGGAGGCGCGCGGTGAGATTCGTGGTGGCCGCTTTGTCCACGGCTTCAACGGCGAGCAGTTCGCGCTGCCCGAGGCCGTCGAAAGCCTGCGCGCCACACGTGATCTGAAGCAGGACGACGTGGTGACACTCGCCGCCAGCGACCCCGTCAACCTCATCGGCGTCATCGTCCCTGGCGAGCGCACCAACGCCGTCGCCGGCAAAAAAGTCCACCTGCGCGGCGGCGTGCCGTGTGACGTAGCAGGAGAGCCTCTTGACGCAGTCGCAACACCGCAGGGCATCCGCCGCAACACCGCGCCGCGCGTAGACAAACCCATCCCCGTCCTCGAGCCTCCACAAAGCGGCCTCTTCGCATGA
- a CDS encoding DUF5522 domain-containing protein, whose product MSDSQQPLADEDTYYDGPFLVFTAAYLRKRGTCCNNGCRHCPYDENGEIVPGKGERDGTPAR is encoded by the coding sequence ATGAGCGACTCGCAGCAGCCCCTGGCCGACGAAGACACCTACTACGACGGTCCATTCCTCGTTTTCACCGCGGCTTATCTGCGTAAACGCGGTACCTGCTGCAACAACGGCTGCCGACACTGCCCCTACGACGAGAATGGCGAGATCGTGCCGGGTAAGGGCGAGCGCGATGGAACGCCCGCCCGCTAA
- a CDS encoding oxidative damage protection protein: protein MAHMVFCSKYKAEMEGLDEPPFDSDFGNKIYNTVSKKAWGEWIERQKMLLNEYRLQPWTPQAQEFLVEQMNDFFYGSGGELPKEFVAPTA, encoded by the coding sequence ATGGCACACATGGTTTTCTGTTCGAAGTACAAGGCTGAGATGGAAGGGCTGGATGAGCCGCCCTTCGATTCCGATTTTGGCAACAAGATCTACAACACCGTCAGCAAGAAGGCATGGGGCGAGTGGATTGAGCGTCAGAAGATGCTGCTGAACGAATACCGTCTGCAGCCCTGGACACCGCAGGCGCAGGAGTTTCTCGTCGAGCAGATGAACGACTTCTTCTACGGTTCCGGCGGCGAGCTGCCGAAGGAGTTCGTCGCTCCGACGGCGTAG
- the hemE gene encoding uroporphyrinogen decarboxylase, with amino-acid sequence MSKQRADGLSDSRFVRACLCQPVDRTPVWFLRQAGRYMPEYMAVRRNHSLLEICRTPDVAAEVTITAAERLDVDAAIIFADLLLPFTPMGLDFEFVNGEGPVVHQPIRTREQVEALRTDRADELNYVARAIEQVAKHFAPARPDGDRLGIIGFIGAPFTLASYMIEGGSSRNYVEMKKLMYSDRTAWSMLMDKLNTVLAAYAAQQVQAGADVIQIFDSWAGALSVADYRDFVLPFTTELVQRVKALGVPVIYFGVDTASLLSTMRETGADVLGLDWRVPLEEGWRLAGEGVAVQGNLDPIALFAPEDLLKQRVQQVLDAAGNRNGHIFNLGHGIVPGTPVDAVINVSKWVKELSAR; translated from the coding sequence ATGTCAAAACAACGCGCTGACGGCCTGTCTGACAGCCGCTTTGTCCGTGCCTGCCTGTGTCAGCCGGTCGACCGCACCCCCGTGTGGTTCCTGCGCCAGGCCGGCCGTTACATGCCGGAGTACATGGCCGTACGCCGCAACCATTCGCTGCTGGAGATCTGCCGCACGCCCGATGTTGCCGCCGAGGTGACCATCACCGCGGCCGAGCGCCTCGACGTGGACGCCGCCATCATCTTCGCGGACCTGTTGCTGCCCTTCACGCCCATGGGTCTCGACTTCGAGTTCGTCAACGGCGAAGGTCCCGTGGTGCATCAGCCCATCCGCACCCGCGAGCAGGTCGAAGCGCTGCGGACCGACCGCGCGGATGAGTTGAACTACGTCGCGCGCGCGATTGAGCAGGTCGCGAAGCACTTCGCACCAGCCCGTCCGGACGGCGATCGCCTGGGCATCATCGGCTTCATCGGCGCTCCGTTCACGCTCGCCAGTTACATGATCGAAGGCGGATCCTCTCGCAACTACGTCGAGATGAAGAAGCTGATGTACAGCGACCGCACCGCGTGGTCCATGCTGATGGACAAGCTGAACACCGTGCTCGCAGCCTACGCCGCACAGCAGGTGCAGGCCGGCGCGGACGTCATCCAGATCTTTGATAGCTGGGCCGGTGCGCTCTCCGTCGCGGACTATCGTGACTTCGTTCTGCCCTTCACCACCGAGCTTGTGCAGCGCGTCAAGGCACTGGGCGTCCCCGTCATCTACTTCGGTGTCGACACTGCGTCGCTGCTCAGCACCATGCGCGAGACCGGCGCAGACGTGCTCGGCCTGGACTGGCGCGTGCCGCTCGAGGAAGGCTGGCGTCTCGCGGGCGAAGGCGTCGCCGTACAGGGCAATCTCGATCCCATTGCACTCTTCGCACCGGAAGACCTGCTGAAGCAGCGTGTGCAGCAGGTACTGGATGCGGCAGGCAATCGTAACGGTCATATCTTCAATCTGGGACATGGCATCGTTCCCGGCACACCCGTCGACGCCGTCATCAACGTGTCGAAGTGGGTCAAGGAGCTGAGTGCGCGATGA
- the hemH gene encoding ferrochelatase, with protein sequence MIKDLPYFLIGLAAEKLNLEEQLNPNDRAPHASPPRHGSDASVGKEARILAQYEVSNADQIAAAMAAPEVKQPEPEHFDAILLLAHGTPDVLGEMDAYLKLVTGGRGVPPHVVHELQERYAEIGLRDEPTAEGPHLTRWTLLQGKLLQQRIGTPVYVGMRNWKPFIADTVAQMKDAGVKKIRAICLAPQNSRTSVGLYRRALEDAAAGAFEIDFVSGWSEHTLLVRAFAEKMRKAYETALATGGKTAILFTAHSVPCRTIQAKPSEHHGMMLTTDADTYAIECKATAKHIAEELSDILDEKDWYFCFQSQGLSGGPWIGPGVPDLLAALKQEGYTRAVLQPVGFLCDHVEILYDIDIDFQKVAAEIGGITVSRAESLNDSPTLIAALADLSRRGVRSLPTHPVQQPHVAAEILLTLAPVEEAQTVSA encoded by the coding sequence ATGATCAAGGACCTTCCCTATTTTCTGATTGGGCTCGCCGCGGAAAAGCTGAACCTCGAAGAGCAACTTAATCCGAACGACCGGGCGCCCCACGCCTCGCCTCCGAGACATGGGAGTGATGCTTCCGTAGGTAAGGAGGCTCGCATCCTCGCGCAGTATGAGGTCAGCAACGCCGACCAGATCGCCGCAGCGATGGCCGCGCCCGAAGTGAAGCAGCCGGAGCCGGAACACTTCGACGCCATCCTTCTGCTGGCACACGGCACCCCCGATGTGCTGGGCGAGATGGATGCGTACCTGAAGCTGGTCACCGGTGGACGTGGCGTCCCGCCGCACGTGGTGCACGAACTGCAGGAGCGCTATGCCGAGATCGGTCTGCGCGACGAACCCACCGCAGAAGGTCCGCACCTGACCCGGTGGACGCTGCTGCAGGGCAAGCTGCTCCAGCAGCGCATCGGCACGCCGGTGTACGTGGGCATGCGCAACTGGAAGCCCTTCATCGCCGACACCGTCGCGCAGATGAAGGACGCAGGCGTGAAGAAGATTCGCGCCATCTGCCTCGCGCCGCAGAACTCGCGGACCAGCGTCGGCCTCTATCGCCGAGCGCTGGAAGATGCGGCAGCAGGTGCGTTTGAGATTGACTTCGTCTCCGGCTGGAGTGAGCACACACTCCTCGTCCGCGCCTTTGCAGAGAAGATGCGCAAGGCCTATGAGACCGCACTTGCAACCGGCGGGAAGACGGCCATCCTGTTCACCGCGCATTCGGTTCCCTGCCGCACCATTCAAGCAAAGCCCAGCGAACATCACGGCATGATGCTGACGACCGATGCTGATACCTACGCCATCGAATGCAAGGCAACGGCGAAGCACATCGCCGAAGAGTTGAGCGACATCCTGGACGAGAAAGACTGGTACTTCTGCTTCCAGAGCCAGGGCCTCAGCGGTGGCCCATGGATCGGACCAGGCGTGCCGGACCTGCTGGCTGCGCTGAAGCAGGAAGGCTACACGCGCGCCGTACTGCAGCCCGTGGGCTTCCTCTGCGATCACGTCGAGATCCTCTACGACATCGACATCGACTTCCAGAAGGTCGCTGCGGAGATCGGCGGCATCACCGTCTCCCGTGCCGAGAGCCTGAACGATTCGCCCACGTTGATCGCTGCACTCGCGGACCTTTCCCGGCGCGGCGTGCGGAGCCTCCCGACCCATCCTGTGCAACAGCCGCACGTTGCTGCAGAGATCCTGCTGACGCTCGCTCCCGTGGAAGAAGCACAGACTGTGAGCGCCTGA
- the hemG gene encoding protoporphyrinogen oxidase — MARSVAIIGGGIAGLAAAYELQRMREAGADVSFTLFEQSNRLGGIVETHRQDGFVIECGPDGWVTDKPWARELAEELGLGDEVIPSQDEARVTWVLRDGKLVAMPDGMRMMVPERLDAVMQSPLFSETARAAYAAEPGRADELKASAPDHDESVASFVRRHFGEEVLRVVGAPLLGGVFGGDVEKLSVRSVMAPFVAMEREHGSLTLALQARAAERGGRRAATVFTSLRSGTATLIDRMVAAISPDAIWIGRGIVSMERTSVGWQLQDTLGAEKTYDHVMLAAPVHVAASLLEPVNAEAAALLNIPSSSAVIAGFGYAADAAPKLPAGFGFLSPDGEDCQLLAGTFADQKFDGRVPPSGKSVRAYFGGARADALIPCSDEEIAATAKHELKKVLGPLPEAAVTIVRRWPDALPQYEVGHGDRMAQLQQYVDAIGALHLLGNGYRGVGLPDLVRDGRAAARSLIA, encoded by the coding sequence ATGGCTCGCTCCGTTGCTATCATCGGCGGCGGCATCGCTGGACTCGCCGCAGCCTACGAACTGCAGCGGATGCGCGAGGCTGGTGCGGATGTCTCCTTCACACTCTTCGAACAATCGAATCGTCTCGGCGGCATTGTGGAGACACATCGCCAGGATGGTTTCGTCATTGAGTGCGGCCCCGATGGCTGGGTGACGGACAAGCCGTGGGCACGCGAACTGGCCGAGGAGCTTGGCCTGGGCGACGAGGTCATCCCGTCCCAAGACGAGGCGCGCGTCACGTGGGTGCTCCGCGATGGCAAGCTGGTCGCCATGCCCGACGGCATGCGCATGATGGTGCCAGAGCGGCTGGATGCCGTGATGCAATCGCCGCTGTTCAGCGAGACCGCGCGCGCCGCATACGCTGCGGAACCGGGCCGCGCCGACGAGTTGAAGGCGTCGGCACCAGATCATGATGAGTCCGTTGCAAGTTTCGTAAGGCGTCACTTCGGCGAAGAGGTACTGCGCGTCGTGGGCGCACCGCTGCTTGGCGGTGTCTTTGGCGGCGACGTCGAAAAGCTGAGCGTGCGTTCGGTCATGGCGCCGTTCGTTGCCATGGAGCGCGAACACGGATCGCTGACGCTTGCACTTCAGGCCCGCGCAGCAGAGCGGGGCGGCAGGCGTGCGGCGACGGTCTTCACCTCGCTGCGCAGCGGTACGGCGACGCTGATCGATCGCATGGTCGCCGCAATCTCTCCAGACGCCATCTGGATCGGACGCGGCATTGTCTCGATGGAACGCACGTCCGTGGGATGGCAGCTGCAGGACACGCTGGGCGCCGAAAAAACATACGACCACGTGATGCTCGCAGCACCTGTCCACGTGGCTGCTTCGCTGCTTGAGCCGGTCAATGCCGAGGCTGCAGCGCTGCTCAATATCCCATCAAGCTCCGCCGTCATCGCAGGCTTTGGCTACGCGGCTGACGCCGCACCGAAGCTCCCCGCAGGCTTCGGCTTTCTCTCACCCGATGGCGAAGATTGCCAACTACTCGCAGGCACCTTTGCCGATCAGAAGTTCGACGGACGCGTCCCGCCGAGCGGCAAGTCCGTTCGCGCGTACTTCGGTGGCGCCCGCGCCGATGCACTGATCCCCTGCAGCGATGAAGAGATCGCCGCGACCGCAAAGCATGAGTTGAAGAAGGTACTGGGTCCGTTGCCTGAAGCCGCTGTAACCATCGTGCGCCGCTGGCCTGACGCGCTGCCGCAGTATGAAGTGGGCCACGGCGATCGCATGGCGCAGTTGCAGCAGTATGTCGATGCCATTGGTGCGCTGCACCTGCTGGGCAACGGCTACCGCGGTGTCGGCCTGCCAGACCTGGTCCGCGACGGTCGCGCAGCAGCACGATCCCTTATCGCGTAA
- a CDS encoding 2'-5' RNA ligase family protein, whose protein sequence is MSCVLTLALDDEAQDRFESLRQRHFPIARNRIPAHLTLFHTLPETDETVARLREISGSQAAFSLDMTAPKSIGRGVAYFFDAPSAVLLHRRLSVAFAEHLSAQDRQGFRPHVVVQNKVTPEVAKETLALLLVRFEPIPVRAVGLDLWRYLDGPWEYMQRFSFFGEGAERSNAFGGTGL, encoded by the coding sequence ATGAGCTGTGTTCTAACGCTGGCGCTCGACGACGAAGCGCAAGACCGCTTCGAGTCGCTGCGCCAGCGGCACTTCCCGATCGCGCGCAATCGCATCCCCGCCCATCTGACGCTCTTCCATACGCTGCCGGAGACGGACGAGACAGTCGCGCGTCTGCGGGAGATTAGCGGCTCGCAGGCTGCTTTTTCTTTGGACATGACCGCACCGAAATCCATCGGCCGCGGTGTAGCTTACTTCTTCGACGCGCCGTCCGCCGTGCTGCTCCATCGCAGGTTGTCCGTGGCGTTTGCGGAGCACCTGAGCGCGCAGGATCGTCAGGGATTCCGGCCGCACGTGGTGGTGCAAAACAAGGTCACGCCTGAGGTTGCGAAGGAGACGCTGGCATTGCTGCTCGTGCGGTTTGAGCCGATCCCAGTGCGTGCGGTTGGACTGGATCTCTGGCGCTATCTCGATGGCCCGTGGGAATACATGCAACGGTTCAGCTTCTTTGGCGAGGGTGCTGAGCGGAGCAACGCTTTTGGAGGGACAGGGCTTTAG
- a CDS encoding DUF2059 domain-containing protein → MRANLQRAPSNAQQHSRAMFCASPSNNIGDRLMRSMHTLAVALCLAAAPFAHADDASHRAKAEQMLQLTHTDSMMKEQLSNLQERINGMAKQQSGQGTLTPAQTTLTTTYLKQVQDLTNDEVGWEKLRPAVVQSYADTFTDADLDGIIAFYKSPAGMALLTKSPEIAGKTMTMVQDKIKDLQPKLGAMTEDYAKKMQAAAPAPAAAPAAPAAKPSTTTAKPAAPATKK, encoded by the coding sequence ATGAGAGCCAATTTGCAGCGCGCTCCGTCCAACGCCCAGCAGCACTCACGCGCGATGTTCTGCGCCAGCCCCAGCAACAACATTGGAGATCGACTCATGCGTTCCATGCACACCCTCGCCGTTGCACTCTGCCTGGCCGCTGCGCCCTTCGCGCATGCCGATGATGCCAGCCACCGCGCCAAGGCTGAGCAGATGCTGCAACTGACCCACACTGACAGCATGATGAAGGAACAGCTTTCCAACCTGCAGGAGCGCATTAACGGCATGGCGAAGCAGCAGTCCGGCCAGGGTACGCTGACGCCCGCGCAGACGACGCTGACCACCACTTACCTGAAGCAGGTACAGGACCTGACCAATGACGAAGTTGGTTGGGAGAAGCTGCGCCCGGCCGTCGTACAGAGTTACGCTGACACCTTTACCGATGCGGACCTCGACGGGATCATCGCGTTCTACAAGTCGCCGGCAGGCATGGCGCTGCTGACCAAGAGCCCGGAGATTGCCGGTAAGACCATGACGATGGTGCAGGACAAGATCAAGGATCTGCAGCCGAAGCTGGGCGCCATGACGGAAGACTACGCAAAGAAGATGCAGGCCGCCGCACCGGCACCTGCTGCTGCGCCCGCTGCACCCGCAGCGAAGCCCTCCACCACAACGGCGAAGCCGGCCGCACCTGCCACCAAGAAGTAA